One Planktothrix sp. FACHB-1365 genomic window carries:
- a CDS encoding PAS domain S-box protein codes for MNVSETSEAPDTPLSPYSESITPDEATDFFNLSLDLLCIIRLDGYFKRINPAFKTTLGYTEELLTRPFLDFIHPDDHPSTLLQVEKLRQGTATTYFENRYRCRDGSYKWLAWTAFPVVETQLIYGVGRVKSEHKPIEQEHRGLEAALRQSEERLKLALEGTNDGVWDWDVVTNEVFFSTRWKTMLGYAEDEISNHVNEWANRVHPEDLPSVTQLLQDHFQGKTPFYISEHRVLCKDGSYKWILDRGKACRDETGTVIRMAGSHKDITERKQLEDALQRANQQLEQRVAERTAQRSKAYRDLAERETLYRLIVETANEGIWIFNTDAKTTFVNQKMALMLGYTEAEMLGSSLYDFMDETAALQAKQKLSRRISGLSQQDFAFRRRDGSILWVIISTNPLIDSQGNVIGALGMVTDVTERHKTEQALRESQERNQLGMEVARMFAFEWDAVTDQVQRSIHCAPLLGLPVSEAKQDTGQRFFQRLSYEDREVFLSLLKSLTPENHTYKTQYKILRPDGINVILEESGRAFFDDQGKLLRLLGMTADVTEREQATAALRESTAILNAINESTPTLIFVKDCQGKFLMANSAVLRLLRKSESEVVGKTDAEVLPNKAEAERIMANDRLVIETGVVESFEEVADFPLCRRIHLSTKSPYRDENGEIIGLIGISTDITERKQAEEALQQSELNFRTLADSMPQIFWTARPDGSVDYYNQRWYDYTGTTFEQSQAWGWKSILHPDDQELCLELWKQAVQTGGKYEIEYRFKRAADGEYRWHLGRAFPLRDSQGQIVKWFGSSTDIHDQKQALEERDQALERQRIAREQAEAANRVKDEFLAILSHELRTPLNPILGWAKLLQSRSHSPEQTQKALTAIERNAKLQVQLIDDLLDISRIMRGKLSLELEPVCLIEPLQAALETVQLAATVKLIHIETHLETDIPPILGDGSRLQQVIWNLLSNAIKFTPEKGQVTLTLQRLEGWATLQVKDTGKGISPIFLPYLFELFSQQDTSTTRQFGGLGLGLAIARQLIEAHGGTITVESAGEGLGATFTVQLPLMVHPELKVFSSGNNEPICLQGLRVLVIDDESDSLEMVSFILEQEGMRVTTVSSAHEALQLFLHLPLDMIISDIGMPEMDGYSLLRQIRTLPPERGGNIPALALTSYAGELNRKQALRAGFSDHIPKPVEPMTLIHKVAKLADYCG; via the coding sequence ATGAACGTTTCAGAAACATCTGAGGCTCCAGACACCCCCCTATCCCCCTATTCAGAATCCATTACACCGGATGAAGCAACGGATTTTTTTAATCTCTCCCTCGATTTACTCTGTATTATCCGATTAGATGGTTATTTTAAACGGATTAACCCGGCATTTAAAACCACCCTAGGATATACTGAGGAGTTACTTACTCGTCCTTTCCTCGATTTTATCCACCCCGATGACCACCCTTCGACTCTACTCCAGGTTGAGAAACTTCGGCAAGGAACAGCAACGACTTATTTTGAAAATCGCTACCGTTGTCGAGATGGGTCTTATAAATGGCTGGCTTGGACAGCGTTTCCCGTTGTGGAAACCCAGTTAATTTATGGTGTGGGACGAGTGAAGAGTGAACACAAACCCATAGAACAGGAACATCGAGGGTTAGAAGCTGCTTTACGACAAAGTGAAGAACGGTTAAAGTTAGCTTTAGAAGGCACAAATGATGGGGTTTGGGATTGGGATGTGGTTACTAATGAGGTGTTTTTCTCAACCCGATGGAAAACGATGTTGGGTTATGCCGAAGATGAGATTAGCAATCATGTTAATGAATGGGCAAATCGAGTCCATCCTGAAGATTTGCCTTCGGTAACTCAACTTTTGCAAGATCATTTCCAGGGGAAAACTCCGTTTTATATCAGTGAACATCGAGTTTTGTGTAAGGATGGCTCCTATAAATGGATTTTGGATCGGGGAAAAGCTTGCCGAGATGAAACGGGAACGGTAATTCGGATGGCGGGTTCCCATAAGGATATTACTGAACGAAAACAACTGGAAGATGCGTTACAACGGGCAAATCAACAGTTGGAACAACGAGTCGCAGAACGAACGGCTCAACGGTCAAAAGCCTACAGGGATTTAGCAGAGCGAGAAACCTTATATCGGCTGATTGTCGAAACGGCTAATGAAGGGATTTGGATTTTCAATACCGATGCTAAAACCACTTTTGTGAATCAGAAAATGGCTCTTATGCTCGGTTATACCGAAGCCGAAATGCTCGGTTCTAGTCTGTATGACTTTATGGATGAAACGGCTGCATTGCAAGCGAAGCAGAAACTTAGCCGCCGCATATCGGGACTCAGCCAACAGGATTTTGCCTTTCGCCGTCGAGATGGCTCTATTCTCTGGGTGATTATCTCCACAAATCCTTTGATTGATAGCCAAGGAAACGTCATCGGAGCTTTGGGGATGGTTACCGATGTCACGGAACGTCATAAGACCGAGCAAGCCCTACGGGAAAGCCAAGAACGGAATCAATTGGGGATGGAAGTTGCCCGGATGTTTGCTTTTGAATGGGATGCCGTAACGGATCAGGTGCAGCGTTCTATCCATTGTGCACCTTTATTAGGACTGCCTGTATCGGAAGCTAAACAAGACACCGGACAACGGTTTTTTCAGAGGCTTAGTTACGAAGATCGGGAGGTTTTTCTAAGCCTACTTAAATCCCTGACTCCAGAAAATCACACCTATAAAACCCAATATAAAATTCTGCGACCCGATGGTATAAATGTGATATTGGAAGAAAGTGGTCGTGCCTTTTTTGATGATCAGGGAAAACTGCTCCGGCTATTGGGGATGACGGCTGATGTCACCGAACGGGAACAAGCCACCGCCGCATTACGCGAAAGTACCGCCATTCTCAATGCCATTAACGAATCCACCCCCACCTTGATTTTTGTCAAAGATTGCCAAGGAAAATTTCTAATGGCAAATTCGGCGGTCCTACGGCTGTTAAGAAAATCTGAGTCGGAGGTGGTGGGAAAAACCGATGCTGAAGTCCTACCGAATAAGGCAGAAGCAGAAAGGATTATGGCCAATGATCGTCTCGTGATTGAAACTGGAGTCGTGGAGAGTTTTGAAGAAGTCGCTGACTTTCCTTTATGTCGGCGCATCCACCTCTCCACCAAATCTCCCTATCGAGATGAAAACGGAGAAATTATTGGTTTAATTGGTATTTCAACGGATATCACAGAGCGTAAACAAGCGGAAGAAGCCTTACAACAAAGTGAGTTAAACTTTCGGACATTAGCAGACTCCATGCCTCAAATCTTTTGGACAGCCCGACCCGATGGAAGCGTAGATTACTATAATCAACGTTGGTACGATTACACAGGCACCACCTTTGAACAATCTCAGGCTTGGGGGTGGAAATCGATTCTGCATCCTGATGATCAAGAGCTTTGTCTGGAACTTTGGAAGCAAGCGGTACAAACCGGGGGGAAATATGAGATTGAGTATCGGTTTAAACGGGCAGCGGATGGGGAATATCGGTGGCATCTAGGACGGGCTTTCCCCTTGCGAGACTCCCAAGGACAGATTGTTAAGTGGTTTGGTTCATCAACGGATATTCATGATCAAAAACAAGCTTTAGAAGAACGGGATCAAGCCTTGGAACGTCAACGCATCGCCCGTGAACAAGCTGAAGCGGCGAATCGGGTTAAGGATGAATTTTTGGCTATTTTATCCCACGAGTTAAGAACTCCTTTGAATCCTATCTTGGGTTGGGCTAAACTATTACAAAGCCGTTCCCATAGTCCCGAACAAACCCAAAAAGCGTTAACCGCCATTGAACGTAATGCCAAACTTCAGGTGCAATTGATTGATGATTTATTAGATATTTCTCGAATAATGCGCGGAAAGTTGAGTCTGGAATTAGAGCCTGTTTGTTTAATTGAACCCCTTCAGGCGGCGTTGGAAACAGTTCAGTTAGCGGCAACGGTCAAATTAATTCACATAGAAACCCACTTAGAAACCGATATCCCTCCCATTTTAGGAGATGGCAGTCGGTTACAACAAGTGATTTGGAATTTACTCTCCAATGCCATTAAATTTACCCCGGAAAAAGGACAAGTCACCCTAACATTACAACGGCTAGAGGGTTGGGCTACTCTACAAGTGAAAGATACCGGAAAAGGAATTAGCCCGATCTTTTTACCCTATCTGTTTGAGTTATTTAGTCAGCAAGATACATCTACAACTCGACAATTTGGGGGGTTAGGGTTAGGATTAGCGATCGCTCGACAATTAATTGAAGCCCATGGCGGAACAATTACAGTAGAAAGCGCTGGGGAGGGACTGGGAGCAACCTTTACAGTTCAGTTACCTTTGATGGTGCATCCTGAACTTAAAGTTTTTTCTTCGGGTAACAATGAACCCATTTGTTTACAAGGGTTACGGGTTTTGGTAATCGATGATGAATCCGATTCCTTGGAGATGGTTTCGTTTATTCTCGAACAGGAGGGAATGAGGGTGACGACGGTTTCC